The sequence CATTCGTTGATATTGGTTGCAATCAGGTATTTTATTTCAATATTTTTAAGGGTAATCCGTTCCCGTAAGTAATACAAAACCAATTCCTGAAATGCTTTTACATTGATTTTAGAAAGCATTTGCTCCAGAGTATCTCCCGGAGCGAATGCTTTCAGCATTTCCGATTTGTTTGTGGGCTTTTTTGCTTCAATAATAACTCCGACTGTACTTGTTGCTTTGTTTCCGTTATGGATTACTAGGTCGTTCCGTCCTTTGGTATTTATAAAATGGTTTTGTTTGTAATAGGTGTCTTTTAAAAAATCGCTGACAAGATTTTTATGAAACTCTTCAGATTCAGCGTCATTGATTCTGTCGAATAATTGGGTAAGATTGGTTTTGAAACTTTCAATTTCAGTCCTGTTTGGCTTAACTTTTAAAAAGGCTTTGTTTAATGCCTTCCGGGGTTTCAAGATATGTAGTTCCATATTTAAAAATCAGTCAATGTGTTCGCTTATATACACAAATATACAATTATCCGTGGGTGAGTAGGCTGTTCATTTCATCGTTTTTTTTCTGTCTTTATTTAGCAAATTGTCCACTGTCTGGTTTTTCTTACACTTGGCAGTAACAATTAGCATTTGAAACGCTCATTTCAAATCGATTCTGTTTCAGGCTGTCAGGCCGTTTGTTTATTGTTTTACTGCTTAAATCTAACACTTACTGCGCTGTGTTTTATTATGAATTGTTATGTCTTGGCATTGTTTTGTTTAAATGCTTTTTCAAACATCACTTTCGTTATTGTGGCTTCTGTTTTTTGATTTTGTAATATAGTCTTCAAAAATGCTGTTGTATTTTCCCAATAATAATCAGCTGATTTATCTGTAATTAATTTGATTTTTGGATAAGTACTTACATTCAGCACTTTGTCGATCAGCTTTTTTTCAATTGCTAAAAAATTGTAAATATTCTCATATTTCCCTGAAATTTTAGTATCTCCATTTTCTTCATAATATGTAACTTTCAACTGAGTGCTGTGTACTAATAAGTTTCGAAGACTAAAAAGAGAAGTTACACCCTTCCAAATTTCGTTGTTAACTTCTTCTGATAAATCTAACCCGAACATAATTTTGTACAAAATTTGTAATTCGTTCCAACTTGATTTCTCAACTCGCTGAGTAAACTCATATTCAAGTCTACCTTTTAATGTTGGAGATTCATCTATAATTACAAGATTATCATTCAAGAATTGACTTATAAATCCTTCAATTATTGTAGCAGAATGGAGTATTATAGAAATGTTAAAGCTATCGACTAGTTTTAATTTTTCTTTCCTAGATTCTCTTAAGAATTCAATAAGTGGAGGCAATTCCCACCAAGTATTCGAAATGCTATTAGCTTCATTCATCTCAATTTATTTTGATTGGGCATAACGTTTTGTCTATGTGAAGTGTGGGTTTTCGAAGCACTTCACTTTCAATACTGCACTGAGCCAATTCGTTTAATCATATTTTTTTTACGCCAATCGTCAAAAACGATTTAGCAATGTTGCAGCGAAGAACTGCAGTTGGATTACCCGATGAACCCCGCATTACATATAGCTTTTGTTATGCACTGAGCTTTATATCATCCGAATAAAGTCTTTTCAACTACAGATATTATCTTTCTTTCTTTAATGAAATCTTTTTCTCCAACAGTACCATAAAGTAATGGCGAAGTAACAGAGTGGGATTTAACGTTTTCTGTAACCATGTTAGAATTAAAATTTGCGTAACAATAAAGACAACCGTGCTTACAGGTATTATAAGCTCCAATATCTATACTTTCAATACACCCACAAATATCTCTCTGATTTTTATCTTTAGTTACTTTTATTTTCTTTCCAAGAATTTTTTGTATTAACTCATTATCAATACATCTATTGTGACCAATACCAATTGAATCTAATTCGATGCTTTCTGCACAAGTTTCAAGAGCTAAATTGTATTTGCTTGCAATTTTCTTAAGTCCTTTTGAAAGCGATAATATTTCTTTTTCTTCAAGTTCTCTAATATTTGTTTCTTTAAGATTTCGCTCACATTTCTTATATAAATCAATAAAACTAATAACACATTTTTCTGTGAATGAGTAAATTAATTTTGCAATTGATTCAAAATATTTTAAATGGTATTCAGCTGAGTACTTCTCTGAGAATAAAATTGGGTCGTATCTCCAAATTATTTTTTCTTTACCAATGGTCTTTGAGAGTTTAATAAAAGTATCAATTAACTCCTTTTTTTGTGGCACACCAGTCTCTAAATCTGTCCCATATGAATTTATAGTATATTGAAAATAAAATTTGTATTGTTTTAATTCTGATAGTTTTTCAAGGAAAGGTTTTGGGTTTTTTGACCAGAATACGAAACAATCAACATGTTCTGGGAGCAATGATATTTTACTAATATGATGCTTATTGATTGGATTACGAACATAAACGAATCCTTCTTTTAAACG comes from Bacteroidota bacterium and encodes:
- a CDS encoding DUF1848 domain-containing protein, whose product is MIISSSRRTDIPAFYSEWFFNRLKEGFVYVRNPINKHHISKISLLPEHVDCFVFWSKNPKPFLEKLSELKQYKFYFQYTINSYGTDLETGVPQKKELIDTFIKLSKTIGKEKIIWRYDPILFSEKYSAEYHLKYFESIAKLIYSFTEKCVISFIDLYKKCERNLKETNIRELEEKEILSLSKGLKKIASKYNLALETCAESIELDSIGIGHNRCIDNELIQKILGKKIKVTKDKNQRDICGCIESIDIGAYNTCKHGCLYCYANFNSNMVTENVKSHSVTSPLLYGTVGEKDFIKERKIISVVEKTLFG